The following coding sequences lie in one Spirosoma sp. KUDC1026 genomic window:
- a CDS encoding dipeptide epimerase, whose product MQLLFHPVTLRLTHTFTIAHDSRDEQPSLIVELRDGSYRGFGEATATHYYGITLDGMIAALEAIRDQIEAYELTDPEAFWADMQPHLADKPFALCALDQAAWDLWGKKQGQPLYKLWQLDPANSPITDYTIGFDTPERMVAKMQEKPWPLYKIKLGRSTTNPDEGDLPLVRTLRAHTDALFRVDANCGWQPADAITKSRALAELGVEFIEQPLPADDWEGAKTVFQETALPIIADESCIVESDVDRCAGYFHGVNIKLTKCGGITPARRMIARARELGLSVMVGCMTESSVGISAIAQLLPLLDYADLDGAMLIANDPAMGVTFDNGHVIYADEPGTGVQWLLEEGAEIQ is encoded by the coding sequence TTCATCCCGTTACACTCCGACTTACGCATACGTTCACCATTGCGCACGACAGCCGCGATGAGCAGCCGTCGCTGATTGTTGAATTGCGCGATGGCTCGTACCGGGGGTTTGGTGAAGCGACCGCTACACACTACTACGGCATCACGCTGGACGGGATGATTGCCGCTCTGGAGGCCATTCGTGACCAGATCGAAGCGTATGAACTGACCGATCCGGAAGCGTTCTGGGCGGATATGCAGCCGCACCTGGCCGACAAGCCGTTCGCGCTCTGTGCCCTCGACCAGGCCGCCTGGGATCTGTGGGGCAAGAAACAGGGCCAGCCGCTTTACAAGCTCTGGCAACTCGATCCGGCCAACAGTCCGATTACAGACTATACTATTGGTTTCGATACCCCCGAGCGCATGGTGGCCAAGATGCAGGAAAAACCCTGGCCGCTGTATAAGATCAAGCTGGGCCGCTCGACCACCAATCCGGACGAAGGTGACCTGCCGCTGGTCCGGACGCTACGTGCCCATACCGACGCCCTGTTCCGAGTCGATGCGAACTGCGGCTGGCAACCCGCCGACGCCATCACAAAATCGCGCGCCCTGGCCGAACTGGGTGTCGAATTCATCGAGCAACCCCTGCCCGCCGACGACTGGGAAGGTGCCAAAACCGTTTTTCAGGAAACGGCCCTACCCATCATTGCCGACGAAAGCTGTATTGTCGAAAGCGACGTTGACCGTTGCGCGGGGTATTTTCACGGCGTCAACATTAAACTGACCAAGTGCGGAGGTATTACCCCTGCCCGCCGGATGATTGCCCGCGCTCGTGAACTGGGCCTGTCCGTCATGGTAGGCTGTATGACCGAATCCAGCGTCGGTATTTCGGCCATTGCGCAGTTGCTCCCCCTGCTCGACTACGCCGATCTGGACGGTGCCATGCTTATCGCCAACGATCCCGCAATGGGCGTTACGTTTGACAATGGTCATGTTATTTATGCCGATGAACCCGGCACCGGCGTTCAATGGCTGTTAGAGGAAGGAGCTGAAATTCAATGA
- a CDS encoding aminotransferase class I/II-fold pyridoxal phosphate-dependent enzyme — protein sequence MTTSFDIDHLPGRTITHAGSEYLFFSGTAYLGLQQNPAFQQLLVEGTNRYGTSFGSSRNGNLRLAIYEAAEAELARRISGPGTSALTVSSGMMAGQVVVQAFRAQEATFIYAPCAHPALWNVPAPALPAGSFADWTQQLPEQLRAVTSPAPIVVLTNAIDALHSNHYSFDWVNDLPDDRPITLVVDDSHGLGLLNGGRGIWPQLPTKENVELLVTGSLAKAMGLPGGAVFGNPDSLDRLRKTAFFGGSSPIPPAYLDAFLKAEPLYTEAFDKLQQNLTLAEKLLGVTALFNHAKGYPVFFTEQDKLYPYLLERNIVLYSFAYPTVHDPANTRIVISAFHELADIQQLAYRIYDYMF from the coding sequence ATGACGACAAGTTTTGATATCGACCATCTGCCCGGCCGTACGATAACCCACGCTGGCAGCGAATACCTGTTTTTTAGCGGAACGGCCTACCTCGGTCTGCAGCAGAATCCCGCGTTTCAGCAATTGCTGGTTGAGGGTACGAACCGCTATGGTACCAGTTTCGGTAGTTCCCGCAACGGTAATCTGCGGCTGGCGATTTATGAAGCCGCCGAAGCTGAACTGGCCCGCCGTATCAGCGGTCCCGGCACCTCGGCCCTGACGGTTTCGTCGGGCATGATGGCCGGGCAGGTTGTCGTTCAGGCCTTTCGGGCGCAGGAGGCTACGTTCATTTATGCGCCCTGCGCTCACCCCGCTCTCTGGAACGTACCAGCCCCTGCCCTCCCTGCGGGCTCCTTCGCCGACTGGACTCAGCAGTTACCCGAACAGCTCCGTGCCGTTACGTCGCCGGCACCTATTGTTGTGCTGACCAACGCCATCGACGCGCTTCACTCGAATCACTATTCGTTTGACTGGGTGAATGATTTACCGGACGACCGGCCCATCACGCTTGTCGTCGACGACTCGCACGGGCTTGGCCTCCTGAACGGTGGACGCGGTATCTGGCCACAGCTGCCGACAAAAGAAAATGTAGAGTTACTGGTAACGGGTTCACTGGCCAAAGCCATGGGATTGCCGGGGGGAGCGGTGTTCGGCAATCCCGACTCGCTGGACCGACTTCGGAAGACAGCCTTTTTTGGTGGTTCCTCCCCTATTCCACCGGCTTACCTGGATGCGTTCCTGAAAGCCGAGCCGCTGTATACTGAAGCGTTCGATAAGCTACAGCAGAACCTGACGCTGGCCGAAAAGCTCCTGGGCGTAACGGCTCTGTTTAACCACGCGAAAGGATATCCCGTCTTTTTTACGGAACAGGACAAGCTCTATCCGTACCTGCTGGAGCGAAACATTGTCCTGTATTCCTTCGCCTATCCAACCGTTCACGATCCGGCCAACACCCGGATCGTGATCAGCGCTTTTCATGAGCTGGCCGATATTCAGCAGTTGGCTTACCGGATCTACGACTACATGTTTTAA
- the lepB gene encoding signal peptidase I: protein MFNRRKKAEERSAKSKKSALREWLDSVLFAVIAATLIRFLTFEAFAIPTPSMENSLMVGDYLFVSKLHYGIRTPKTPLQVPLTHQKIWGTDIPSYSTAIQLPSFRLPGFSSVKNGDVVVFNYPPHKPGEPAYPTDLKTNFIKRCIGIPGDVVTIQNQQVLVNGKIAPIPVRSETTYFIKTTEVLDERFFRKFDIVNDFKSAEGPFINWQPLEAYNEVTKTNTLVGYQINTTAEVIEQVKTFAWIKGVDPIVAPAGQAEPGIYGSKAYAWNQDNFGPLTVPRKGMTVPINQQTIAVYGPVIERYESNEQVVVTPTAIQIGGKPITSYTFRQDYYFMMGDNRHNSEDSRYWGFVPEDHLVGKAVFVWMSIDPVPADSWHKIRWSRVFRTID from the coding sequence ATGTTCAACAGGAGAAAGAAGGCCGAGGAACGGTCGGCCAAAAGTAAAAAGTCAGCTTTGCGGGAGTGGCTGGATTCGGTGCTGTTCGCGGTGATAGCCGCTACGTTGATTCGGTTTCTGACGTTCGAAGCCTTTGCCATTCCGACACCGTCTATGGAGAACAGCCTGATGGTGGGCGACTATCTGTTCGTCAGCAAGCTCCATTATGGCATCCGTACGCCTAAAACGCCCCTGCAGGTGCCGTTGACGCACCAGAAAATCTGGGGGACGGATATTCCATCGTACAGTACGGCGATTCAACTGCCCAGTTTTCGACTCCCCGGCTTCTCGTCGGTGAAAAATGGCGATGTGGTCGTGTTCAATTATCCGCCCCACAAACCGGGTGAGCCTGCGTACCCTACCGATCTGAAAACCAACTTTATCAAACGCTGCATTGGGATTCCGGGCGATGTCGTCACCATCCAGAATCAGCAGGTGCTGGTCAACGGAAAAATAGCACCCATTCCGGTTCGGTCGGAAACGACCTACTTCATCAAAACGACCGAGGTGCTGGACGAGCGGTTCTTCCGGAAGTTCGATATTGTGAATGATTTCAAATCAGCCGAAGGGCCATTCATCAACTGGCAGCCGCTCGAAGCCTATAATGAGGTGACCAAAACCAATACGCTGGTTGGCTACCAGATCAACACGACGGCGGAGGTTATTGAACAAGTCAAAACGTTTGCCTGGATCAAGGGCGTTGACCCCATCGTGGCACCAGCGGGTCAGGCCGAACCGGGCATCTACGGCAGTAAGGCTTATGCCTGGAATCAGGATAACTTCGGGCCGCTTACGGTACCCAGGAAAGGCATGACTGTGCCCATCAACCAACAGACGATTGCGGTGTATGGCCCCGTGATTGAGCGGTACGAGTCGAACGAACAGGTGGTCGTTACGCCCACGGCGATCCAGATAGGGGGCAAGCCCATTACGTCCTATACGTTCAGGCAGGACTATTATTTCATGATGGGCGATAACCGGCACAACTCGGAGGACTCACGCTACTGGGGCTTCGTTCCCGAAGATCACCTTGTTGGGAAGGCAGTCTTTGTCTGGATGTCTATCGATCCCGTTCCGGCTGACAGCTGGCACAAAATCCGCTGGAGTCGCGTGTTTCGGACGATTGATTAA
- a CDS encoding sugar phosphate isomerase/epimerase family protein codes for MFAKLSVVLGLSLGWLGMETGLAQSGKPLYTFPLGVQAYTYRHTFPKDVVATLDTIKAQGFTEMEGGVPKGLTAEAYKKMLDERGISMPATGAGYEEIVKDPMAVVKQAKALGASYVMVAWIPHQKSNFTLANAQQAVTDFNRVGKILKENGLTFCYHDHGYEFQPYQNGTLFDYIVQNTDPKYVSFEMDILWTTFGGADPVALLNKYGSRWKLMHLKDLKKGITGDLSGGTPPENDVVLGQGQIDMPAVLKAARKVGIKHYFIEDESNQESVQVPKSVAYLKGLRM; via the coding sequence ATGTTCGCTAAACTGTCTGTTGTGCTGGGATTATCACTGGGCTGGCTCGGGATGGAAACGGGCCTGGCGCAGTCGGGGAAACCGCTTTATACGTTTCCGCTGGGTGTGCAGGCCTATACGTACCGGCATACCTTTCCGAAGGACGTAGTTGCTACGCTGGACACCATCAAGGCGCAGGGGTTCACCGAGATGGAAGGGGGCGTTCCCAAAGGCCTGACGGCAGAGGCCTACAAAAAGATGCTCGATGAGCGGGGAATCAGTATGCCAGCAACGGGGGCCGGGTATGAGGAGATCGTCAAGGACCCGATGGCCGTAGTAAAGCAGGCGAAGGCCCTGGGTGCGTCGTACGTCATGGTGGCCTGGATTCCGCACCAGAAGAGCAACTTTACGCTGGCCAACGCGCAGCAGGCCGTGACTGATTTTAACCGGGTGGGTAAAATTCTGAAAGAAAACGGCCTGACCTTCTGCTACCACGATCATGGCTATGAGTTTCAGCCTTATCAGAATGGTACGTTGTTCGACTACATTGTGCAAAACACCGACCCGAAATACGTATCGTTCGAGATGGATATTCTCTGGACGACCTTCGGTGGGGCCGATCCGGTGGCGCTGCTGAATAAATACGGGAGTCGCTGGAAACTCATGCACCTGAAAGACCTGAAAAAAGGGATAACCGGTGACTTGAGTGGCGGCACCCCACCCGAGAATGATGTGGTGCTGGGGCAGGGGCAGATCGACATGCCCGCCGTGCTGAAAGCCGCCAGGAAGGTAGGCATCAAACACTATTTCATCGAAGACGAGAGTAATCAGGAAAGTGTGCAGGTGCCGAAAAGTGTGGCTTATCTGAAGGGGTTGAGGATGTAG
- a CDS encoding tyrosine-protein phosphatase — MDLRSKLAAFTDSLFARKSEPIDSHNLCYWKTDIHSHLLPGVDDGVSTEEQTLICLRQFADWGIEHVITTPHVSQDWFPNSYDTLIKGRETLQELVTQHNLDLTIDIAAEYLLDDRFLELLDSGQLLSFGKERYVLIENGWSAAPYFLETILFRIQTKGYTPILAHPERYTYYFPTPQELQKLRDAGCLFQLNWGSLTGRYGSKVKQQAQQFLKQKWVDFIGSDLHRPSDLKSLETLFSSPDYKLLQQQPLRNQDIY; from the coding sequence ATGGATTTACGTTCTAAGCTAGCAGCCTTCACCGACTCTCTTTTTGCCCGGAAAAGTGAGCCGATAGACAGCCACAATCTTTGCTACTGGAAAACAGATATCCACTCCCACCTGCTCCCCGGCGTCGATGATGGCGTTTCCACCGAAGAACAGACCCTTATCTGTCTCCGGCAGTTTGCCGACTGGGGCATTGAGCACGTCATTACCACGCCCCACGTTAGCCAGGACTGGTTTCCTAATTCCTACGATACGCTGATCAAAGGGCGGGAAACCCTACAGGAACTGGTCACTCAGCATAACCTGGACCTGACCATCGACATTGCCGCCGAATACCTGCTTGACGATCGTTTTCTGGAGTTACTGGACAGCGGCCAGCTCCTGAGCTTTGGGAAGGAGCGATACGTGCTGATTGAGAACGGCTGGTCGGCGGCCCCTTACTTTCTCGAAACGATCCTGTTCCGCATCCAGACCAAAGGTTATACACCCATCCTGGCGCACCCGGAGCGGTACACCTATTATTTCCCGACGCCCCAGGAACTGCAAAAGCTCCGTGACGCAGGTTGTCTCTTTCAACTGAACTGGGGCTCGCTGACGGGCCGCTACGGTAGCAAAGTGAAACAGCAGGCGCAGCAGTTCCTCAAACAGAAATGGGTGGACTTCATCGGCTCCGACCTGCATCGCCCCTCCGATCTCAAGTCGCTGGAAACGCTCTTTTCGTCCCCCGACTACAAACTCCTGCAGCAACAGCCTCTCCGCAACCAGGACATCTACTGA
- a CDS encoding Fic family protein — translation MSKPIRRIELDEFAVLVDAARLIHASRDEPIPELAQDNWDNVEYALTAPFAYVYGHTPYRGFIKKASIQFYLFAKGHRLVNGNKRIACVSLNYFCIKNDRTLNISNDDLVALARYTANSDPLAMPECLDYINDFLKGRIT, via the coding sequence ATGAGTAAACCCATACGGCGAATAGAACTCGATGAGTTTGCTGTTTTGGTCGATGCTGCCCGGTTGATTCACGCTAGCCGGGACGAACCGATACCGGAGTTAGCCCAGGACAACTGGGACAATGTCGAGTACGCACTTACCGCCCCGTTTGCCTACGTCTATGGCCATACGCCCTATCGAGGTTTCATTAAAAAGGCAAGTATACAGTTCTATTTGTTCGCGAAGGGGCACCGGCTCGTTAACGGTAATAAGCGCATAGCCTGCGTGTCTCTAAACTATTTTTGTATCAAAAACGATAGGACTCTCAATATTAGTAACGATGATCTGGTCGCGCTTGCCAGATACACAGCCAACAGCGATCCTCTGGCTATGCCGGAATGTCTTGACTACATCAATGACTTCTTAAAAGGGCGAATTACATGA
- a CDS encoding glycosyltransferase family 9 protein: MANLAKILILRFSSIGDIILTTPVVRCVKQQLPTAEVHYCTKRGFATLTENNPYIDKRYYLDKSLRVLIRALRAERYDYVIDLHNNLRTGLIKRALGVRSYSFDKLNWQKWLYVRFHINRMPEQHIVDRYMATVKPLGVTNDDQGLDYFIPANDQVSVQSLPQTHRHGYVAYAIGGQHATKRLPVARMIELCRQIDKPLVLLGGKEDRTVGDTVVQAVGEELVYNGCGLYTLNQSASLVQQAQVVFSHDTGLMHIAAALTKKVYAIWGNTVPEFGMYPYQTPHVNLQKEGLSCRPCSKIGFEKCPQGHFKCMQELPFTFDPGEL; encoded by the coding sequence ATGGCTAATCTAGCCAAAATCTTAATACTACGCTTTTCGTCCATTGGGGACATTATACTTACCACACCGGTTGTTCGGTGCGTTAAGCAGCAGTTACCAACCGCCGAGGTGCATTACTGTACCAAGCGGGGCTTTGCTACGCTCACCGAGAACAATCCATACATCGATAAGCGGTATTATCTCGATAAATCGCTACGTGTGCTTATTCGTGCCCTTCGCGCTGAGCGGTACGATTATGTCATCGACTTACACAACAACCTGCGGACGGGGCTGATTAAACGGGCGCTGGGTGTACGCTCGTATTCGTTTGATAAGCTCAACTGGCAGAAATGGCTATACGTGCGCTTCCACATCAACCGGATGCCGGAACAGCACATTGTCGACCGGTACATGGCTACCGTGAAACCGCTGGGCGTAACGAATGATGATCAAGGCTTAGACTACTTCATTCCGGCCAATGACCAGGTGTCAGTGCAAAGCCTGCCCCAGACCCACCGGCACGGCTACGTTGCCTACGCCATTGGGGGGCAGCATGCTACCAAGCGCTTACCCGTAGCGCGCATGATCGAGTTATGTCGGCAGATCGATAAACCGCTTGTGTTGCTGGGTGGGAAAGAAGATCGTACGGTGGGCGATACGGTCGTGCAGGCCGTTGGCGAGGAGCTGGTTTATAACGGTTGCGGGCTGTATACGCTGAACCAGTCGGCGTCGCTGGTGCAGCAGGCACAGGTCGTTTTTAGCCACGATACCGGTCTGATGCATATTGCAGCAGCACTTACCAAAAAAGTGTATGCCATCTGGGGGAATACCGTACCGGAGTTTGGTATGTATCCGTACCAGACGCCCCATGTTAATCTGCAGAAGGAGGGGCTGTCCTGTCGGCCCTGTTCAAAGATCGGCTTCGAGAAGTGTCCGCAAGGGCATTTCAAATGCATGCAGGAGCTGCCCTTTACGTTTGATCCGGGGGAATTGTGA
- a CDS encoding WcaI family glycosyltransferase: MRILIYGINYSPELTGIGKYTGEMGSWLAREGQNVDVITTMPYYPEWAVHSSYKGKWWFTEQIDGVNVHRCPFYVPIKVSSSKRILHEFSFVLSSLMYWLPIFFGKRYDVVICLSPPFHLGVLPVLYSKLRNVPMWCHIQDLQIDMAKELGMIKNKRFLDIMYKVESFILKNCTVVSTISEGMVRKVRQKKVIQSDCVLFPNWVDGDYVKPLSKAQSLRTEFGLRPSDKVILYSGSLGEKQGLEIIVEAAKSFVARPEVRFLICGSGGGKEKLEALVQGYGLTNVKFYPLQSYEKLSALLATADIHLVLQKKSASDLVLPSKLTGILAAGGCALVSAVPGTTLYDVVSEHQMGILIEPESVDALKLAITNALSSDLTTHQVNARKYAEQYLNKERTLRRFMKDLQRLIQQNDPIRSFQNVDNVTVD; this comes from the coding sequence ATGAGAATACTAATTTACGGAATTAACTATTCGCCAGAATTAACAGGTATTGGCAAGTATACAGGGGAGATGGGCAGCTGGCTGGCCCGGGAGGGGCAAAATGTTGATGTCATTACGACTATGCCCTATTATCCGGAGTGGGCCGTTCATTCTTCATATAAAGGGAAATGGTGGTTTACGGAGCAGATCGACGGCGTGAATGTTCACCGCTGTCCGTTCTATGTCCCAATAAAGGTTAGTTCGTCTAAGCGTATTTTACATGAGTTTTCCTTTGTCCTAAGTAGTCTAATGTACTGGTTACCGATTTTCTTCGGCAAAAGGTATGACGTTGTAATTTGTCTATCGCCCCCTTTCCACCTAGGGGTTTTACCGGTACTCTATAGCAAGCTTCGTAACGTACCGATGTGGTGCCACATTCAGGACCTGCAAATTGATATGGCCAAAGAATTAGGTATGATTAAGAATAAGCGGTTTCTGGATATCATGTACAAGGTGGAATCTTTTATTCTAAAAAACTGTACGGTTGTCTCGACGATTAGTGAGGGTATGGTACGTAAGGTAAGGCAGAAGAAGGTTATACAATCTGACTGTGTTTTGTTCCCGAACTGGGTTGACGGTGATTATGTAAAGCCATTATCCAAAGCACAATCATTGCGCACAGAATTTGGCTTGAGGCCATCAGATAAAGTAATCTTGTATTCAGGCAGTCTGGGTGAAAAGCAGGGGCTGGAGATCATTGTTGAAGCCGCCAAGTCGTTTGTAGCCCGACCAGAAGTGAGGTTTTTGATTTGTGGATCGGGGGGAGGTAAGGAAAAGCTGGAAGCGCTTGTACAAGGATATGGGTTGACGAACGTCAAGTTTTATCCACTACAATCTTACGAAAAGTTATCTGCCCTGCTGGCAACGGCTGATATTCATTTAGTGCTGCAAAAGAAATCTGCTTCTGATCTGGTCCTGCCGTCAAAGCTTACGGGCATTTTAGCCGCTGGTGGCTGTGCACTGGTGTCGGCAGTACCCGGCACTACGCTATACGATGTTGTCAGTGAGCATCAGATGGGGATACTGATCGAGCCGGAATCGGTAGATGCCTTGAAACTGGCTATTACTAACGCGCTTTCTAGTGATTTGACGACGCATCAGGTCAACGCCAGAAAATACGCCGAGCAATACCTGAACAAGGAACGGACGCTACGTCGGTTCATGAAGGACTTACAGCGCCTGATCCAACAGAATGATCCGATACGGTCATTTCAAAATGTAGATAATGTGACTGTGGATTAA
- a CDS encoding glycosyltransferase family 2 protein codes for MISILILTKNEEQDLPDCLRSVSWCDDIHVFDSISTDRTIEIAEQFGVTVTLRKFDSYASQRNAALVDLNYKYSWLLILDADERVPSDLYKAMLQRIQTVPEQINGFRIRRRDYLGHTWLKHSQITPFYIRLIRVGKAYYHREINEVLEVDGIVENMDGYFEHYPFSKGYTHWLNKHNTYSTMEAKRWIDEHKGAIDFSLKKALFSKDFSEKRYHQKGLFYKIPGRPLIKWLYMVFWKKSFLDGKAGLTNATLQAIYEYFIVIKTRELLSNNLSGEAEQKLVPSSTAPV; via the coding sequence ATGATATCTATTCTTATTCTTACTAAAAACGAAGAGCAAGATCTTCCAGATTGTTTAAGATCTGTTAGTTGGTGCGATGATATACATGTTTTTGATTCAATTAGTACAGATCGAACAATAGAAATAGCAGAGCAGTTTGGGGTTACTGTAACACTTCGAAAATTTGATAGCTATGCATCACAACGAAATGCAGCATTAGTTGATTTAAATTATAAATATTCTTGGTTATTAATCTTAGATGCAGATGAACGGGTACCGAGTGATCTATATAAAGCAATGCTTCAGCGTATTCAAACTGTCCCAGAACAAATAAATGGTTTTCGTATTCGTCGACGAGACTATTTGGGGCACACTTGGCTTAAGCATTCGCAGATTACCCCTTTTTACATACGTCTTATTCGAGTGGGTAAGGCTTATTATCATCGAGAGATCAACGAAGTGCTTGAAGTTGATGGAATAGTTGAAAATATGGATGGTTATTTCGAACACTATCCATTTTCTAAGGGGTATACTCACTGGTTGAATAAACATAATACCTATTCAACAATGGAAGCTAAGCGTTGGATCGACGAGCACAAGGGAGCAATAGATTTTTCACTCAAAAAGGCACTCTTTAGTAAGGACTTTAGTGAAAAGCGTTATCATCAAAAAGGTCTGTTTTATAAGATTCCAGGTAGACCATTAATTAAGTGGTTGTATATGGTTTTCTGGAAGAAATCATTTTTAGATGGGAAAGCTGGTCTGACAAATGCGACTCTACAAGCTATTTATGAATATTTTATCGTAATCAAGACTAGAGAATTATTGTCAAATAATCTATCTGGAGAGGCAGAACAAAAGCTTGTGCCATCTTCAACTGCTCCTGTATAA
- a CDS encoding putative colanic acid biosynthesis acetyltransferase has protein sequence MDNTYNVDTVSGPSFSIRNRLGRAAWNVVFILLFRISPKPMHAWRSFLLRCFGAKVGNNVHVYPKVRIWAPWNLVLEDQCGIGNEAVLYSQDLIRIGRRAVISQGAHLCAGTHDYNQPGLPLITKPIIVGDFAWVATEAFVHPGVVIGDGCVVGARSVVTKDMPAWMVCAGHPCNPIKERQPVAAFEKALLK, from the coding sequence ATGGATAACACATATAATGTAGATACAGTTTCTGGTCCTTCCTTTTCTATTCGTAACCGATTAGGACGAGCGGCTTGGAACGTAGTGTTTATTTTATTGTTCCGGATTTCTCCAAAGCCAATGCATGCTTGGCGTTCATTCTTGTTACGTTGCTTCGGTGCTAAGGTTGGTAATAACGTTCATGTATATCCAAAAGTAAGAATATGGGCCCCTTGGAATCTTGTCCTTGAGGATCAATGTGGTATAGGCAATGAAGCCGTTCTCTATTCCCAAGATTTAATTAGGATCGGACGGCGAGCTGTTATATCCCAAGGAGCACATTTATGCGCTGGTACTCATGACTATAATCAGCCTGGATTACCGCTGATTACAAAGCCTATCATCGTTGGAGATTTTGCTTGGGTTGCAACTGAAGCTTTTGTTCATCCAGGTGTGGTAATCGGTGATGGCTGCGTTGTGGGCGCCCGATCGGTGGTTACAAAAGATATGCCGGCCTGGATGGTGTGCGCTGGACATCCATGTAATCCAATAAAAGAAAGACAGCCGGTAGCAGCTTTTGAAAAGGCCTTACTGAAGTAA
- a CDS encoding XrtY-associated glycosyltransferase XYAG1 codes for MKILHVVPSYKPAYIYGGPIESVANLCEALVERGNEVSVFTTTANGEAELDVKAGKAVIVDNVSVIYFPRLTKGNTHISPQLWKYLYQHCDEYDVIHIHSWWNILVIISAIICHHKGSRVIISPRGMLSDYIITKTHATAKKWIHETIGKSALQKAIFHATSEAEYNECQHLIQNWNGFLLPNLLNLPLQPINRSNNEVFTIVFLSRIHPKKGLEFLFEAISQIRIPVRLRIAGTGEDSYIQKLKEDTVALKIDHIVEWVGWRSKEDKYIELGNADLFALTSYNENFANVVVESLYAGTPVLISDKVGLAHFVEENDLGWVTHLEVSSIVNSIRQAIGDKRKRAIINAIGRDKITENFSKKILIDRYIGKYNLI; via the coding sequence ATGAAAATTCTGCATGTGGTACCCTCTTATAAACCTGCATATATATATGGAGGGCCAATAGAGTCGGTTGCTAATTTGTGTGAGGCTTTAGTTGAACGTGGCAATGAGGTAAGTGTCTTTACTACTACTGCTAATGGGGAAGCTGAATTAGATGTTAAAGCTGGTAAGGCTGTAATCGTAGATAATGTGTCAGTAATTTATTTCCCCCGGTTAACAAAAGGGAACACCCATATTTCACCTCAATTATGGAAGTATTTATATCAACATTGTGACGAGTACGATGTCATACATATTCATTCTTGGTGGAATATTTTAGTTATCATATCTGCAATTATATGTCATCATAAAGGATCAAGAGTTATTATATCTCCCAGGGGTATGCTGAGTGATTATATTATAACTAAAACACATGCAACAGCTAAAAAATGGATTCATGAAACTATAGGGAAAAGTGCTCTTCAAAAGGCAATATTTCATGCAACTTCTGAAGCTGAGTACAATGAATGCCAACATCTAATTCAAAATTGGAATGGTTTCTTGCTGCCAAATCTTTTAAATTTGCCGCTTCAGCCGATCAACCGATCAAATAATGAGGTATTTACTATAGTATTCTTATCAAGAATTCATCCTAAAAAAGGGTTAGAGTTTCTTTTTGAGGCAATTAGTCAAATCAGAATTCCAGTTAGACTAAGGATTGCGGGTACGGGAGAGGATAGTTACATTCAGAAACTAAAAGAAGACACAGTTGCGCTAAAGATAGATCATATAGTTGAATGGGTTGGCTGGCGGAGTAAAGAGGATAAATATATAGAGTTAGGTAACGCAGATTTGTTTGCATTGACTTCGTATAATGAAAACTTCGCCAATGTGGTTGTTGAATCGTTGTATGCAGGTACACCAGTGTTAATTTCAGATAAAGTAGGCCTAGCTCATTTTGTCGAAGAAAATGACTTAGGCTGGGTAACCCATCTTGAAGTAAGCTCAATAGTTAACTCTATTCGACAAGCAATAGGGGATAAAAGAAAAAGAGCAATTATTAACGCTATTGGTAGAGATAAAATCACTGAAAATTTTTCCAAAAAAATACTGATAGATAGATACATAGGCAAGTATAATTTAATTTAA